ACGCCCAGGCAACATCCCGCATAACGCCTCAGATACTTGATGAATCAAAAAGATTGCTTGAACTCATGGGAATTCCCTGGATGCAGGCAAAATCCGAAGCAGAAGCACAGGCCTCCTACATGGTTTCCTGTGGAGATGTGGATTTTGTAGGTTCACAGGATTATGATGTTTTCCTGTTTGGAGCTGAAAATGTCATTCGTAACCTTGGAAGCACAGGAAAGAGAAAATTACCGGGACAAAAGAAGTATGTAAAGAAAACTCCCGAACACATCTCACTTACATCCTGTCTGGAAGAACTTGAACTAACTCGTGAGCAATTGATTGACCTTGCCATCTGTACAGGTACCGATTTTAATGAAGGTATTCATCGAGTAGGTGCAAAGACAGCCCTGAAGCTCATTAGAAAATATGGTGACATTGATACAATAATCAGAGAAGAGAATAAGGATATCCGGGCATGTGCTCCACTTGAAGAGATAAAGGAATTCTTCCTGAATCCGCCTGTTACTGAGGATTACAGTTTCAGGTGGAAAAAACCGGATTCAGATGCATTATTTGATTACCTTGTAAGTGACAGGGATTTCTCTGAAAAGCAGGTTTTGAAGAATATACAGGTATTGGATGAAAGGGCTGTTTCTGAGTGTCAGTCTTGTCTTGATGACTGGTAAAATTTAAGCTCAATAAGGTGAGACCGTCTGATTAGAGTGGAGAGAGTTTAGAGCTAATTAGAAATCCTTTCAATAAAAAACACTACCATACGCAATCCTTTTATACAAACAAACCTATGATAGAGTGCTTTAAAATAAGACTGTTATTCGCTAAACGTATTGACATTAAATGGCATTTACTTTAACTGTAGATTTCTATTTTGCATTATGTTTTCAGCTACTTCAGATATTTTAGGCTTTATTAAATAGGACGTGAATTTAAAATGTTCAATAACAGAGAAGAATCAACTGCTCCAGTAGATGCCGGAGAGACATACGAAGTAACAATCGAGGATATAGCAAGAGAAGGAGACGGAATTGCAAGAGTAAGCGGTTTTGTAATCTTCGTACCAGGCACATCAGTCGGCGATGAAGTAACTATCAAGGTAACAAAAGTTCTGAGAAAATTCGCATTCGGCGAAGTTGCAGAATAAATAACTACTTTTTTTAGAAGTATCACCAACGATACTTCAACTTTTTTCTAAAATCCGAATTTAGTTTAACATCAAAATTATATTGCTTATACATCTGGTTTTTGAATTCAATTCACTACCATGACCTTCGGTCAGGAAAATGCAGAAAATATAAAGAGACTGAAAAATGGTCTTAAATTTAATTTAAATCCAAACTTTAAGTCTGAATTGAAAAACGGATTTTAGAGAAGATGAATAATAGAATTCATCTCATCTTACTTGAGGAAGCCCTTTCTTTCCAGCCAGTTTACCTGCGGACGTGTGTACTTCCATATAACATCAGCTTTCTCATCCTGGATTTCCCATGGAGTTGCAATAACAATGTCACCTTCACGTACCCACATTCTCTTCTTCTTGGAACCAGGTATCCTGCCCATACGGACAATTCCGTCCATACACTGCAGTCTTACCCTGTTAGCTCCAAGCAAGCTTGAAACAGTTGCAAGGACCTCACCATTTTCTTTACGTGGAGTCCTGACCCTGACAACTTCACCGGTAGTGTTTCCTCCACTTGCGTTACTTTTCCTCTTTTTACTTCTATAATTAGCCAGATTAATACCTCGTGTGAACTGTTTTGTTCCTGTTTTATTCAAATACAAGACATTAATGAAAAATGTTGCCTGGATCACACAACATCAAAAACATCCCAATCAAATAAAACAAACATAAATTACCTGCTACTGAAAAATAATACGACATTAACAGTTTTTAACAGATAACCGGATTTCTATTCTATTAGAGAGGGTCAAACTATATAATATGAACTGTATGATTTGAAAATAATATCGGAAAGGCGTCCGATTATTTAATCAGTACATATAATCCATATTATTAAGTGACCTGAATGATTAAGATTTCCAGAATAACTACTTGTTCTCAGCCAGCATGATCTTAACAAGAGCTGCAGCTACATCCATGGTAGTACAATCCTCATCAAGCATATTTTCCACCCAATGAACATATTTACCCAGATGACCTTTATCGATGGTCTCCTTCACCCTGGTTGCAAGCATACCTGCCTTAATTTCCTCGGCATCGCTTCTGGTTGGAACCTTCTTGCACTTTATCTTGGTCTTGGTGTACTTCTGGATACTCTTGATCTTGTAGATCTCCCTTGCAGTGACAAAGGTGAGTGCAATTCCCTGCCTTCCTGCACGCCCGGTCCTTCCGATCCTGTGAACATAGGATTCTTCATCCTGTGGCATATCAAAATTGAAGACAACCTCAATATTCTCCACATCAATGCCACGTGCAGCCACATCCGTAGCAACAAGGGTTTCGATCTCACCTTTTCTGAAACTTGCCATCACCTTCTCTCTCTGGTTCTGCTTCATGTCACCATGCAGACCATCTGCAAGATAGCCTCTGGCCTTAAGGGTTGTAACCAGTTCATCAACCATTCTTTTAGTATTACAGAACACAAGAGATGATTTCACATCATAGATATCTATCATTCTGCAAAGAACGTCAGGCTTCATATGATGCTTAACCTCAAAATAGGACTGCTCCATATTTGGCACAGTAACTACCTTGTGTATTGTCTTCACAAGCGTAGGATTCTGCTGATACTGCTTTGTCAGCCTCATTATTGGCTTTGGCATTGTTGCAGAGAAAAAGATCGTTTGTCTGGTTTCAGGAACGCTGCCAAGGATAGTTTCGATATCCTCTCTGAAACCCATATCCAGCATCTCATCTGCTTCATCAAGCACGATCATGTCCACGCCGTTAAGCTGCAGGGTTTTTCTCTCTATGTGATCAAGAACCCTTCCAGGAGTCCCGATAACTATCTGAACACCTCTTCTGAGAGCCTTTATTTGTCTGTCAATATTCTGTCCGCCGTAAACCGGAAGTATCTTCACATTAAGATACTTAGCAAGTTTACCCATCTCTTCTGCAACCTGATTCGCAAGTTCCCTTGTAGGACAGAGGACAAGTGCCTGTGTCTTCTTGCTGTTAGGGTTTACCATTTCAAGAGCAGGAATACCGAAGGCTGCTGTTTTTCCCGTACCTGTCTGAGCCTGTCCGATTACATCCCTGCCTTCCATAATAAAAGGTATTGACTGAGCCTGAATGGGAGTTGGTTCCTCAAAACCCAGTTCTCCAATTGCTTTTTCAAGATTACGTGATAAATGAAGGTCTTTGAAAGTTGATGATTCCATGTTAATAGTTCCTGTGATGATATGACCTTATGCAAAACACGGGATGAAAAGGCTCATCACAATGGTTTCCAATTTGGCCATGTTTCAAAATCGAGTCTTTAAACGTTCCAAATTGTTTTGGTAAAGCAAAACAAAAAAGATCAGTCCTTCCTTAATGGCAACAATAGAATTAAGTCTGTCGGTATTAACAGAATAATTTGAGGAGATTGCCTGATATTATTACTGAGTAACCAACATAATCATTTTATCAATTTTAATACATAATTGCTGATATGCAGGATTATTTTCAAATTGCATAGCAGATTTTATAGATTTCAATTCATCCAGAGCCTGGTCCACTGAAGAATATTGCTCCCTTTCTGTTGCTTTTCTCTCAAGTTTACTGATACTGTGGATTATATCTTCAATAATCCATGGTTCCATTCTGTTTCCGACACATGCAACTCCTACTGAACCTATTGAATCAATTACCTTTGCTGTTTCTCCATTACAATTATCATCAAATCCTTTTTGGCCAATTTCATAGAGATGATTAACTACAGTTGATAGAATATTTTTCTGATTCACTTCGGCAGCAACGATACCTATATGCTCCAGCGAAGATGAAGCCTGTAAGATTGCTTCCATGATATCATTCTTTTCAAGAACATTCCACAGGGATTCAAGATTTCTGATAACTATGAAAGTAGCATCTTCATCATGATGACTCAATGTAAATTTTCCAAATCTTGCAAGCCTGGAAAAGATATAATTTGCTACTATTTTACGCTCAGTATAGTCAAGATCACTGCCGGAAAAAATCTCTTTTGACCTGAGTCCGATAATGTTCAACCCGTTTCTTGTTGTTTCAAAATCATGGTTTAACATCGAACTGCTCACAATATCGATAATAGGTTGTATCGGGTCTTTTTCCATAGGATCGGTCGTGTCTGCACTAATGGCGTTTATTATGTTGTTTGCTGTCAGTTTCGTTGCCTGCATATTCAGCAGCGTTGAAGGTTTGAGTGTTTTAAGTGTCCTGAAAAGATACGGAAATAATATTACAAAAGAAAAGATCCCTGTGTAATATACAAATGAAATATGCATATCAATCTCTGTGTTACTTTCGTCCGGGATTGTTTTCAGGATGAAAAGACCATAGCTCATTGATACGATATATGTTGTCATCAATATCCAGAAATCAGGATTATATGATTTGAGAAGGTCTATCATTCTCACAGAGTAAGAGCTGGAAGCCAGTTCCACAGCAACAAGGCTTAAGGTTACGATTATTGCCATTATGGCTGCTTCACTCTGTATCAGTGCACTTATCATGTAGCGTGCACTCGCCATATTGTAATCTGAGGGTCCGAGTTCAGTTACAAGATAATGAGAAAATCCTGAACTTAACAAAAGCAGGAGAACATAGAAAAATACACGCTTTAGCCACAAATGCAGTACATCTGAAGAAATTATTTCGCCTATTATTAAACTAAATGATCTTTTATTGTAAATGATTTTCATTCCTTAAGCAGTAATCGAATCTTTAACAAACATACAATACTGCCATTTTAATAGATATCTGTTTTGAGATCTTATGTAATTTTTGGCTATCATAAACACTCACAAACTGATAGTAAACTTGAAGTATGAAAATATATTTATAAATAAAAGTCCGAGATGATTATGGGATTAAGGAAAGAGGAAGTCTGCAGAGTACAAGTTACACACAGACCACTCAATTCTTTAGATTCAAAACAAGATAGTGGGGTTTAATTATGCCTGAATGGGTAGCTGCTGTTAAGGAAGAAGATCTGAAAGAAGAGAAAATAAAAGTTGTAAACGCCGGTAGTGGACAAATAGCGCTTATTAAAAAGAACAATGAAGTATTCGCAATAGATAATGAGTGTCCACATCAGGGATGTCCTCTTAAAAGCGGGACACTTGAGGATTATACGCTTAAGTGTGCGTGCCACAATTGGGGCTTTGATATCAGAACAGGGGAAATTGTCGATACAGGCGAATATATCGACATGGATGATCCTAAAGTTGAAACCTATGAAACAAAAATTGAAAACGGGATAATAGAGGTTCTGGTATAAAGTCAGGGCTTTATATAATCACCATAATTATTTTGTGTTCTTCTGGAAAATGAGGAACACATAACCATATTCATCAGGATACTTCCTGAAGATATCCATTTCTTTTCTGCAAAAACCAATTATCATTTCTGCTTCGATGTTGCCCTTAAACTGCTCACTGATATCACCCAGCCTTTTTTCCATGTGAACATAGTATTCATCCCACCACGCAGATGCAGGGAGGTTGAATTTTGCTATAACTTCATATCCATAATCCTCTACCACTTTTTCAGTGTCTGCTACATTCTTAATATCAGGATATGATTCCTTCCAGAATTGAACTGCTTCCTCTGCCGGATCGTTGATGAACCAGGCAGCCTCAGTAAGTGCAATATAGCCTCCATTCTTAAGAAATTGTTTCCAGTACTCAAGTCCTTTTTCAAAACCCATAACAAAGATGGAACCCTCTGCCCAGATAAGATCAAATTCTCCGGTTTCAAAAGGCAGTTCATCCATGGAAGCACATACAGTGGTAATCCTGTCAGCAACACCTTTTGCCTTTGCATTTTCCATAAGAGTATCCAGATATGGCTGGTAAACATCTAC
Above is a window of uncultured Methanolobus sp. DNA encoding:
- the fen gene encoding flap endonuclease-1, yielding MGTQIGMLLTKNPITYEELSGKVIAIDAYNTIYQFLSAIRQRDGSMLTDSSGNPVSHLTGLFSRTSRLREANIKPIFIFDGKPPEMKKETLEKRKECKENAALKLEIAKDEGNLVDMKKYAQATSRITPQILDESKRLLELMGIPWMQAKSEAEAQASYMVSCGDVDFVGSQDYDVFLFGAENVIRNLGSTGKRKLPGQKKYVKKTPEHISLTSCLEELELTREQLIDLAICTGTDFNEGIHRVGAKTALKLIRKYGDIDTIIREENKDIRACAPLEEIKEFFLNPPVTEDYSFRWKKPDSDALFDYLVSDRDFSEKQVLKNIQVLDERAVSECQSCLDDW
- a CDS encoding TRAM domain-containing protein translates to MFNNREESTAPVDAGETYEVTIEDIAREGDGIARVSGFVIFVPGTSVGDEVTIKVTKVLRKFAFGEVAE
- the eif1A gene encoding translation initiation factor eIF-1A, whose translation is MANYRSKKRKSNASGGNTTGEVVRVRTPRKENGEVLATVSSLLGANRVRLQCMDGIVRMGRIPGSKKKRMWVREGDIVIATPWEIQDEKADVIWKYTRPQVNWLERKGFLK
- a CDS encoding DEAD/DEAH box helicase, which codes for MESSTFKDLHLSRNLEKAIGELGFEEPTPIQAQSIPFIMEGRDVIGQAQTGTGKTAAFGIPALEMVNPNSKKTQALVLCPTRELANQVAEEMGKLAKYLNVKILPVYGGQNIDRQIKALRRGVQIVIGTPGRVLDHIERKTLQLNGVDMIVLDEADEMLDMGFREDIETILGSVPETRQTIFFSATMPKPIMRLTKQYQQNPTLVKTIHKVVTVPNMEQSYFEVKHHMKPDVLCRMIDIYDVKSSLVFCNTKRMVDELVTTLKARGYLADGLHGDMKQNQREKVMASFRKGEIETLVATDVAARGIDVENIEVVFNFDMPQDEESYVHRIGRTGRAGRQGIALTFVTAREIYKIKSIQKYTKTKIKCKKVPTRSDAEEIKAGMLATRVKETIDKGHLGKYVHWVENMLDEDCTTMDVAAALVKIMLAENK
- a CDS encoding DUF2254 family protein, with translation MKIIYNKRSFSLIIGEIISSDVLHLWLKRVFFYVLLLLLSSGFSHYLVTELGPSDYNMASARYMISALIQSEAAIMAIIVTLSLVAVELASSSYSVRMIDLLKSYNPDFWILMTTYIVSMSYGLFILKTIPDESNTEIDMHISFVYYTGIFSFVILFPYLFRTLKTLKPSTLLNMQATKLTANNIINAISADTTDPMEKDPIQPIIDIVSSSMLNHDFETTRNGLNIIGLRSKEIFSGSDLDYTERKIVANYIFSRLARFGKFTLSHHDEDATFIVIRNLESLWNVLEKNDIMEAILQASSSLEHIGIVAAEVNQKNILSTVVNHLYEIGQKGFDDNCNGETAKVIDSIGSVGVACVGNRMEPWIIEDIIHSISKLERKATEREQYSSVDQALDELKSIKSAMQFENNPAYQQLCIKIDKMIMLVTQ
- a CDS encoding Rieske (2Fe-2S) protein; this encodes MPEWVAAVKEEDLKEEKIKVVNAGSGQIALIKKNNEVFAIDNECPHQGCPLKSGTLEDYTLKCACHNWGFDIRTGEIVDTGEYIDMDDPKVETYETKIENGIIEVLV
- a CDS encoding methyltransferase domain-containing protein, with translation MDESPIFKIFEGLPRQGPGSNESTEKAFRSIPSLPEGAKILDIGSGVGMQTIHLAEICDNCHITAVDVYQPYLDTLMENAKAKGVADRITTVCASMDELPFETGEFDLIWAEGSIFVMGFEKGLEYWKQFLKNGGYIALTEAAWFINDPAEEAVQFWKESYPDIKNVADTEKVVEDYGYEVIAKFNLPASAWWDEYYVHMEKRLGDISEQFKGNIEAEMIIGFCRKEMDIFRKYPDEYGYVFLIFQKNTK